One Sulfurimonas sp. genomic window carries:
- a CDS encoding type II toxin-antitoxin system RelE/ParE family toxin, with protein sequence MKGIVFYRLKSGKSPIEEFLDTLSSKEAQKVVWVLQLIEEADSISTKFYKNLTSSDGIVEIRVQHGTNHIRLLGFEHNGAFIVLTNAFRKKDQKVPKHEIALAQKRKKEYLNNE encoded by the coding sequence ATGAAAGGGATTGTTTTTTACAGGCTCAAGTCAGGAAAAAGCCCGATTGAAGAGTTTTTAGATACTCTTTCTAGCAAAGAAGCTCAAAAAGTGGTTTGGGTTTTGCAGTTGATAGAAGAAGCAGATAGCATATCTACTAAATTCTATAAAAATCTAACTAGCTCAGACGGCATTGTTGAAATAAGAGTTCAACATGGAACCAATCATATAAGGTTATTGGGCTTTGAGCATAACGGCGCTTTTATAGTGTTGACAAACGCTTTTAGAAAAAAAGACCAAAAAGTTCCAAAACATGAGATAGCCTTAGCACAAAAAAGAAAAAAGGAGTATTTAAACAATGAGTGA
- a CDS encoding helix-turn-helix transcriptional regulator, with translation MSDLKRYTDKRKKDDIDFAKNFDIGYEEFKIGEMLKQARVEVGFTQEDIAQKLHTKKSAISRIENHAQDIKLSTLQNFAHILGKELRVQLV, from the coding sequence ATGAGTGATTTAAAAAGATACACAGACAAAAGAAAAAAAGATGATATTGATTTTGCAAAAAACTTTGATATTGGATATGAAGAGTTTAAGATAGGTGAGATGCTAAAGCAGGCGAGAGTTGAAGTTGGGTTTACGCAAGAGGATATTGCACAAAAACTACACACAAAAAAGTCAGCTATATCGAGAATAGAAAACCATGCGCAAGATATAAAACTCTCCACTTTGCAAAACTTTGCGCATATTTTAGGAAAAGAACTGAGGGTGCAGCTTGTATAA
- a CDS encoding cold-shock protein yields MAALVNGTVKWFNSEKGFGFIEQENGGKDVFVHFRQINSTGYGRVSLNEGQKVTFEVGQGEKGPQAENVTGL; encoded by the coding sequence ATGGCAGCATTAGTAAACGGAACTGTTAAATGGTTCAATAGCGAAAAAGGTTTCGGATTTATCGAACAAGAAAATGGCGGTAAGGATGTATTTGTACACTTTCGTCAAATCAACAGCACAGGTTATGGCCGTGTTTCACTAAACGAAGGTCAAAAAGTTACTTTTGAAGTCGGTCAAGGCGAAAAAGGTCCTCAAGCAGAAAACGTTACAGGTCTGTAA
- a CDS encoding transglutaminase-like cysteine peptidase — protein MSKLKTFLLLFLVSTIFCSDFYLDSELLGRIEKEYGIYAKKRFELLSELLVSLKDKSDLEKLEAVNDFFNEVRYASDEKVYGQKDYWATPWEFLGRDRGDCEDYVISKYFILKYLGVDYRKLYFTYVRSTKFSEPHMVLTYFATPKSEPLILDNNNRKIFPASQRTDLTPIYNFNGDVLNRIGDNGEKSHKKWDELKLNMQRKKI, from the coding sequence ATGTCTAAATTAAAAACATTTTTGCTTTTATTTTTAGTAAGCACTATATTTTGTAGTGACTTTTATTTAGACAGTGAGCTGCTTGGCAGAATAGAAAAAGAGTATGGCATCTATGCAAAAAAAAGATTTGAACTTCTCTCTGAACTCCTTGTTTCTTTAAAAGATAAGAGCGACTTGGAGAAATTAGAAGCCGTAAATGATTTTTTTAATGAAGTTCGGTACGCAAGCGATGAGAAAGTGTATGGTCAAAAAGATTATTGGGCGACACCGTGGGAGTTCTTGGGAAGAGACAGAGGAGATTGCGAAGACTATGTTATAAGCAAGTACTTTATTTTGAAATATCTCGGCGTGGATTATAGAAAGCTCTATTTCACTTATGTAAGATCTACAAAATTTAGTGAACCTCATATGGTATTGACATACTTTGCAACTCCAAAAAGCGAACCGCTCATTTTAGACAATAACAATCGAAAAATATTTCCGGCATCCCAAAGAACAGATTTGACTCCTATTTATAACTTTAACGGTGATGTACTAAACCGCATAGGGGATAATGGAGAAAAATCTCATAAAAAATGGGATGAACTAAAACTAAATATGCAAAGGAAAAAAATATGA
- a CDS encoding LapD/MoxY N-terminal periplasmic domain-containing protein: MTLFKQIALMLSLFLYIILTTVLILNFQSAKKSVKDRLYDDAKNTASSLSLSLGGAKGDLPMMSTMINANFDSGNYNKITLVDVDNTILYERKIEKQESDVPPWFVNIIDIKAPVALANVSAGWSQVGILNVEGNATYAHKQLYSIFVDLVALFSIVLVLALLTLNYLVHIILRPLKEIQKQAAAIIRNEFIIQTKIPYTSEFRDVVVGMNNMITKVKTMFEKGNRELKAYKEQEYIDKETHLKNRKYLIDKLPEYLKVDASHSGGVHILIAVSGVIEANEKIGRQGVNKLFLDISRIFQKYADAFTDSIVVRMGGTEFSILLPKCTLDDGISIAKEIQKHSLELFTDVTLDTKETSLNLGVYEYSHLSTVSEFLAASDDTLLHAKFDASHIYGQKTEPSAEIMGRDEWRTTIAEAVKNNTLSIVFWKVLDTKDQKTLHSVLSIQLKGKNEKVFSYAQFMSHAIQAGFSFAIYQNIIDILFTQQNSLKQGYTYALRLPKEYLEHQDAYKNLEEILDKYSSKAAFKLIIELPDRLIREDSKHIREYVELFRNYNIDIGIFEFIGEGNDYKYIQNLRPAYIKAESSYFLTQSDKSLSALRLITDTVGISLIAASVQNLEVLKELKEKDIHLVQGYVTELI; the protein is encoded by the coding sequence ATGACTCTTTTTAAACAGATAGCTTTGATGCTTTCACTCTTTTTATATATTATTTTAACTACTGTTTTGATTTTAAATTTTCAAAGTGCTAAAAAAAGTGTAAAAGACAGGCTTTATGATGATGCAAAAAATACTGCCTCGTCCCTTAGTTTGTCCTTGGGCGGCGCAAAAGGCGATCTGCCTATGATGTCGACGATGATAAATGCAAATTTTGACAGCGGCAATTACAATAAAATCACTCTTGTTGATGTAGACAATACTATTTTGTACGAGAGAAAAATAGAAAAACAAGAGAGCGATGTTCCTCCGTGGTTTGTCAATATCATAGATATCAAAGCGCCTGTCGCACTTGCCAATGTCTCTGCAGGATGGAGTCAAGTGGGCATACTGAATGTTGAGGGAAATGCAACATACGCGCATAAACAGCTCTATAGTATCTTTGTAGATTTGGTTGCGCTTTTTAGTATCGTGCTTGTTTTAGCACTTTTGACACTCAACTATCTTGTGCATATTATTTTAAGACCTCTAAAAGAGATACAAAAACAAGCAGCAGCCATTATAAGAAATGAGTTTATCATACAGACAAAAATTCCTTATACAAGTGAATTTAGAGATGTAGTTGTCGGTATGAACAATATGATTACAAAAGTAAAAACTATGTTTGAAAAAGGAAACAGAGAGCTAAAAGCATACAAAGAACAAGAGTATATAGACAAAGAGACTCATCTTAAAAACCGCAAATATCTTATAGACAAACTGCCTGAGTATCTTAAAGTCGATGCTTCACATAGCGGCGGAGTTCATATTCTTATAGCCGTAAGCGGGGTTATAGAGGCAAATGAAAAGATTGGCAGACAGGGTGTAAATAAGCTCTTTTTAGATATCTCACGGATTTTTCAAAAATATGCAGATGCATTTACAGATTCTATTGTTGTAAGAATGGGAGGAACGGAGTTTTCTATACTGCTGCCAAAATGTACGCTAGATGATGGGATTTCAATAGCAAAAGAGATACAAAAACACTCTTTAGAGCTTTTTACCGATGTAACACTAGACACAAAAGAAACATCTCTTAATTTGGGAGTTTATGAGTACTCTCATCTAAGTACTGTTTCTGAATTTTTAGCTGCATCGGACGACACTCTTTTGCATGCAAAATTTGATGCATCACATATTTACGGACAAAAAACCGAGCCATCTGCGGAGATAATGGGCAGAGATGAGTGGAGAACTACGATAGCTGAAGCCGTAAAAAACAATACTCTTTCTATCGTTTTTTGGAAAGTGCTTGACACAAAAGATCAAAAGACGCTCCATTCTGTTCTTAGTATTCAGCTTAAAGGTAAAAATGAAAAAGTATTTAGCTATGCGCAGTTTATGTCGCATGCGATTCAAGCAGGATTTAGCTTTGCTATTTACCAAAATATTATAGATATACTCTTTACCCAGCAAAATAGTTTAAAACAAGGCTATACATATGCATTAAGACTTCCAAAAGAGTATCTTGAACATCAAGATGCGTATAAAAATCTGGAAGAAATTTTGGATAAGTACTCCTCAAAAGCGGCTTTTAAACTTATTATTGAACTTCCTGACAGGCTTATACGAGAAGATTCAAAACATATACGGGAGTATGTGGAACTTTTTAGAAATTACAATATAGATATAGGGATTTTTGAGTTCATAGGCGAAGGAAACGACTATAAATATATACAAAATTTACGACCGGCATATATCAAAGCAGAGAGCAGTTACTTCTTAACGCAAAGCGATAAATCTCTTTCTGCACTGCGTCTAATTACGGATACCGTCGGTATCTCTTTGATAGCAGCAAGCGTGCAAAATCTTGAGGTGCTAAAAGAGTTAAAAGAAAAAGATATTCATTTGGTGCAAGGATATGTTACGGAGTTAATTTGA